From a region of the Sesamum indicum cultivar Zhongzhi No. 13 linkage group LG3, S_indicum_v1.0, whole genome shotgun sequence genome:
- the LOC105159392 gene encoding uncharacterized protein LOC105159392, with protein sequence MADLVSYGNADRDIEQALISLKKGAQLLKYGRKGKPKFYPFRLSNDETALIWISNSGERNLKLASVSRIIPGQRTAVFQRYLRPEKDYLSFSLIYNNGKRSLDLVCKDKVEAEIWIAGLKALISSGQAGRSKIDGWSDGGLYFDDNRDLTSNSPSNSSVSAAREVSSREVSISSNPIASPKSNRPDNLVHSQRSHVASDQTNMQVKGSGSDAFRVSVSSAPSTSSHGSAQDDCDVLGDVYIWGEVICDNSVKVGLEKNASFISTRADVLLPKPLECNVVLDVHHIACGVRHSALVTRQGEVFSWGEESGGRLGHGVGKDVTQPRLLESLSFLSVDFVACGEFHTCAVTMAGELYTWGDGTHNAGLLGHGTDVSHWIPKRISGPLEGLQVAAVTCGPWHTALITSMGQLFTFGDGTFGVLGHGNRETVSHPREVESLSGLRTIAVACGVWHTAAVVEVIVTQSSASFSSGKLFTWGDGDKNRLGHGDKEPRLKPTCVPALIDYNFHKIACGHSLTVGLTTSGHVFTMGSMVYGQLGNPQSDGKLPCLVEDKLSGESVEEIACGAYHVAVLTSKNEVYTWGKGANGRLGHGDIEDRKTPTLVEALKDRHVKFIACGSNYSSAICLHKWVSGAEQSQCSACRQAFGFTRKRHNCYNCGLVHCHACSSRKAVRAALAPNPSKPYRVCDSCFAKLSKVAEAGGHNRRNSVPRLSGENKDRLDKADLRLVKSAMPSNFDLIRQLDTKAAKQGKRADTFFPGRSSQASMLQLRDAVTSTAIDLRRTVPKPVLTHSSVSSRSVSPFSRKPSPPRSATPVPTTSGLSFSKSMTDSLKRTNELLNQEVHNLRVQAESLRSRCELQELELQKSAKKAHEAMALAAEESAKCKAAKEVIKSLTAQLKDMAERLPPGAYDADSFKLVHLTNGLEPNGTHYPVANGERNSRFDASNRIDLGTSNRMEGASVMLEDTVGSTKSNSGDPGSLLATSNGTNDHADARLPNGSGSFQARSAVSEGAQDAENSLKSRNSVVSGNANQIEAEWIEQYEPGVYITLVALRDGTRDLKRVRFSRRRFGEHQAETWWSENREKVYERYNVRGSDKSSVAGYAARRSEGAFSPSSQVI encoded by the exons ATGGCAGATCTTGTTAGCTACGGTAATGCCGACCGTGACATCGAGCAG GCACTGATTTCTCTAAAGAAGGGAGCTCAACTACTTAAATATGGTCGCAAGGGAAAGCCTAAATTTTATCCATTTCGACTCTCTAAC GACGAAACAGCTTTAATTTGGATATCTAATAGTGGtgaaagaaatttgaaattagcTTCAGTTTCAAGAATTATCCCTGGACAAAGAACT GCTGTTTTCCAGCGATATCTACGCCCTGAAAAGGACTACTTATCCTTTTCTCTCATTTACAACAACGGGAAAAGATCCCTTGACCTG GTCTGCAAGGACAAAGTTGAGGCAGAAATCTGGATAGCTGGCCTTAAGGCATTAATTTCATCTGGACAAGCTGGGCGctcaaaaattgatggatGGAGTGATGGTGGCCTTTATTTTGAT GACAACAGAGATTTGACATCAAACAGTCCAAGCAACAGTTCTGTAAGTGCAGCACGAGAAGTTAGCTCTCGTGAGGTTTCCATTAGTTCAAACCCCATTGCTTCTCCAAAAAGCAATCGCCCAGATAATTTGGTCCATTCACAGAGGTCTCATGTAGCTTCGGACCAAACAAATATGCAAGTGAAAGGATCTGGTTCAGATGCTTTTCGAGTTAGTGTATCTAGTGCCCCCAGTACATCCAGTCATGGTTCTGCTCAAGATGATTGTGATGTGTTAGgggatgtatatatatggggtGAAGTTATATGTGATAACAGTGTCAAGGTTGGGCTGGAGAAAAATGCTAGTTTCATTAGCACAAGAGCTGATGTTCTCCTTCCCAAGCCACTGGAATGTAATGTTGTTCTGGACGTGCATCACATAGCCTGTGGGGTCAGGCATTCTGCTCTAGTCACTAGGCAAGGTGAAGTCTTCAGTTGGGGTGAAGAATCTGGTGGACGTCTTGGACATGGAGTTGGAAAAGATGTCACTCAACCTCGTTTATTGGaatctttatcttttcttaGTGTTGATTTCGTTGCTTGTGGAGAGTTCCACACTTGTGCTGTTACAATGGCTGGTGAACTTTACACATGGGGTGATGGCACGCATAATGCTGGACTTTTGGGCCATGGCACTGATGTCAGTCACTGGATACCAAAGAGAATTTCGGGTCCTCTTGAGGGACTTCAAGTTGCAGCAGTTACTTGTGGCCCGTGGCATACTGCCTTGATAACATCAATGGGGCAGCTGTTTACATTTGGAGACGGAACATTTGGTGTTTTGGGCCATGGAAATAGGGAAACTGTCTCACATCCAAGGGAGGTTGAGTCTCTATCAGGGTTGAGGACAATTGCAGTTGCATGCGGAGTGTGGCATACTGCTGCTGTGGTTGAGGTTATTGTAACACAGTCTAGTGCAAGTTTCTCTTCTGGAAAATTGTTCACATGGGGTGATGGTGACAAAAATCGCCTCGGACATGGTGACAAGGAACCTCGACTGAAGCCTACTTGTGTTCCTGCACTTATTGACtacaattttcacaaaattgcCTGTGGGCATAGTTTGACTGTCGGCCTGACTACATCAGGGCATGTTTTCACAATGGGAAGTATGGTCTATGGTCAGCTTGGAAATCCTCAGTCTGATGGAAAGCTACCTTGCTTGGTAGAAGACAAGCTTTCAGGTGAATCTGTGGAAGAAATTGCTTGCGGTGCATATCATGTGGCTGTATTGACATCCAAAAATGAGGTCTATACATGGGGTAAAGGAGCTAACGGGAGGTTGGGCCATGGAGATATAGAAGACAGGAAAACACCAACTCTAGTTGAAGCTTTAAAGGATAGACATGTTAAATTTATTGCTTGTGGTTCAAATTACTCTTCGGCGATATGTCTTCATAAATGGGTTTCTGGTGCCGAGCAGTCCCAGTGCTCAGCTTGTAGACAGGCTTTTGGCTTCACGAGAAAGAGACATAATTGCTATAACTGTGGACTGGTACACTGCCATGCCTGCAGTTCTAGAAAAGCAGTGAGGGCAGCTTTGGCACCAAATCCAAGCAAACCGTATCGTGTGTGTGATTCTTGTTTTGCTAAACTTAGTAAGGTGGCAGAAGCTGGAGGGCACAACCGGAGGAATTCTGTACCACGGCTTTCTGGGGAAAACAAAGATAGGTTGGACAAGGCTGATTTAAGGTTGGTCAAGTCAGCGATGCCATCTAACTTTGATTTAATTAGACAGTTGGATACAAAAGCAGCCAAACAAGGTAAGAGAGCTGATACATTCTTTCCGGGTCGTTCCTCTCAAGCATCTATGTTGCAGCTGAGAGATGCTGTTACATCTACTGCTATTGATCTTCGTCGAACAGTTCCAAAACCAGTTCTTACACATTCAAGTGTTAGTTCAAGGTCCGTTTCACCATTCTCAAGAAAACCTAGCCCTCCAAGGTCTGCAACACCAGTTCCTACTACATCAGGgctttctttttccaaaagCATGACAGATAGTTTAAAGAGGACTAATGAACTTTTAAATCAGGAAGTGCATAACTTACGTGTACAG GCGGAGAGCCTTAGGAGTCGATGTGAACTGCAAGAATTGGAACTCCAAAAATCAGCAAAGAAAGCTCATGAAGCGATGGCATTAGCTGCAGAGGAATCTGCTAAATGTAAAGCGGCTAAAGAAGTTATTAAATCCCTTACAGCACAG CTCAAAGATATGGCAGAGAGATTGCCTCCCGGTGCTTATGATGCTGACAGCTTCAAGTTGGTTCACCTGACTAATGGGTTGGAACCAAATGGCACGCACTACCCCGTTGCAAATGGAGAGAGGAATTCAAGATTTGATGCTAGCAACAGAATCGATTTGGGTACATCAAATAGAATGGAGGGGGCATCTGTTATGCTTGAGGATACCGTTGGAAGCACTAAAAGCAACTCAGGTGATCCAGGATCTTTACTTGCCACCTCCAATGGAACGAATGACCATGCCGATGCTAGACTTCCAAATGGTAGTGGAAGTTTCCAGGCTAGGAGCGCTGTGTCGGAAGGGGCCCAAGACGCCGAAAATAGCTTGAAATCTAGAAACTCGGTGGTTTCTGGTAATGCTAACCAAATCGAAGCTGAATGGATTGAACAGTATGAACCTGGTGTATATATAACACTTGTAGCCCTTAGGGACGGAACAAGAGATCTCAAACGCGTACGCTTCAG CCGGAGAAGATTCGGAGAACACCAGGCGGAGACATGGTGGTCAGAGAACCGAGAAAAGGTGTACGAGAGATACAATGTCCGTGGATCAGACAAGTCATCGGTTGCTGGCTATGCGGCACGGAGATCTGAAGGAGCATTTTCACCTTCTTCCCAAGTTATTTAG
- the LOC105159594 gene encoding L-type lectin-domain containing receptor kinase S.6, protein MFLSSLKILFALSISFFFNPCLSSNNIILFGDAFLSASSIILTRENNCSYQPPLQTTALSSIGRAFFVKPVRFLDPSANATAFSCSFSFTITKTNSCPFGDGFAFLVTSNASSFSLTDGYMGLPPGIQASSHQDSYFAVEFDTSFDRNLEDINGNHIGIDVNNVKSLASIDVVSRGLDLKNGKEMTAWIEYRDSEKMISVWVGYSAEVRPLSPVLVAQIDLSKQFKEFMHVGFTASNGKGSSIHIVDKWRFKTVLGLPPSTKPQLGDCLMCSPGDSDIDIGSFGYFPSNKRVLKLALGLGGFALVVILMAVLIITGCLCLRRRRRRLRRARSERQMCTFQGGRMVPKMLSLTEIKSATNGFNQDKIIGKGASAVVYEGAIPSCGAVAVKRFNHENKLDSSVSLIPFNTEFATMVGCLRHKNLVQLQGWCCERDELVLVYEYMAKGSLDKILHDRSNWTKLLTWERRLNIILGVASALIYLHEECESQIIHRDVKTCNILLDAEFNAKLGDFGLAEVYRHSFRTRYATVPAGTMGYLAPEYAFSGVPTVKTDVYSFGVVVLEVSSGRRPVDEERVVITDYMWDLWQKRMITEAADPNLRGRFNSTEMERTLMVGLSCAHPNCEKRPTMREAARMLRGECPIPVLPPRKPTVRIQSVLPEGCEEIMSYCGNADDTPWSTPRTHFSKN, encoded by the coding sequence ATGTTCTTATCTTCTCTCAAAATCTTGTTTGCTCTTTCCATCTCCTTCTTCTTCAACCCGTGCCTGTCTTCAAACAATATAATTCTGTTCGGCGATGCTTTCTTGAGCGCCAGTTCCATTATCCTCACCAGAGAAAACAACTGCAGCTACCAGCCACCGCTTCAGACCACCGCTCTTTCCAGCATTGGAAGAGCATTTTTCGTGAAGCCTGTTCGCTTTCTTGATCCTTCAGCCAATGCTACTGCTTTCTCCTGCAGCTTCTCTTTCACCATCACCAAAACCAATTCTTGCCCCTTTGGCGATGGCTTTGCATTTCTGGTCACTTCAAATGCAAGTTCTTTCAGTCTGACCGATGGTTACATGGGCCTCCCTCCGGGAATTCAGGCCTCTTCCCACCAAGATTCTTATTTTGCGGTAGAATTCGACACAAGTTTTGATCGCAATCTTGAGGATATTAATGGTAACCATATTGGCATTGATGTGAATAATGTCAAGTCACTGGCTTCTATCGATGTAGTTTCAAGAGGGTTAGATCTTAAGAATGGGAAAGAAATGACAGCGTGGATCGAATACAGAGATTCAGAGAAGATGATCAGCGTGTGGGTAGGGTATTCAGCAGAGGTTAGGCCTCTGAGCCCTGTTCTTGTTGCGCAGATTGATTTATCCAAGCAATTCAAGGAGTTCATGCACGTAGGATTCACTGCTTCTAATGGAAAAGGCTCGTCCATTCACATCGTTGACAAGTGGCGATTCAAGACGGTTTTGGGGTTACCCCCTTCCACAAAGCCTCAACTAGGGGATTGTCTGATGTGTTCCCCAGGGGATTCAGATATAGATATTGGTTCTTTTGGTTATTTTCCATCAAATAAGAGGGTCCTAAAGTTGGCTCTAGGTTTGGGGGGTTTTGCATTGGTTGTTATTTTGATGGctgtacttataattacagGTTGTCTGTGCCtcaggaggaggaggaggaggctTAGACGAGCACGCAGTGAACGACAGATGTGTACGTTCCAGGGAGGAAGAATGGTTCCCAAAATGTTATCACTCACCGAGATAAAATCAGCAACAAACGGGTTCAACCAGGACAAGATAATCGGCAAAGGAGCCTCAGCTGTGGTATATGAAGGGGCTATTCCCTCTTGTGGAGCTGTGGCCGTCAAGAGGTttaatcatgaaaataaattggattCTTCAGTTTCACTCATTCCATTCAACACTGAGTTTGCGACCATGGTGGGGTGCTTGAGGCATAAGAACTTGGTTCAGCTGCAAGGCTGGTGCTGTGAGAGGGATGAACTAGTGCTGGTTTACGAGTACATGGCTAAAGGAAGCCTTGACAAAATTCTTCACGATAGGAGCAATTGGACCAAGTTGCTAACATGGGAGAGAAGGCTGAACATAATTCTTGGAGTTGCATCTGCCCTTATATACCTACATGAAGAATGTGAAAGCCAGATAATCCACAGAGATGTCAAGACTTGCAATATTCTACTTGATGCCGAGTTCAATGCCAAGCTTGGTGATTTCGGTCTGGCTGAAGTATACAGGCATAGCTTCAGAACTAGATATGCCACTGTCCCAGCAGGAACCATGGGTTATCTAGCTCCTGAATATGCATTTTCAGGCGTTCCAACAGTGAAAACAGATGTCTATAGTTTTGGGGTAGTGGTGCTGGAGGTGTCGTCAGGGAGGAGGCCTGTAGACGAAGAGAGAGTTGTGATTACTGATTACATGTGGGACTTGTGGCAGAAGAGGATGATCACTGAGGCAGCTGATCCTAATTTGAGGGGTCGTTTTAACAGCACGGAGATGGAGAGGACGCTCATGGTGGGGCTTTCTTGTGCACATCCCAACTGTGAGAAGAGGCCGACAATGAGGGAAGCTGCACGGATGCTTAGAGGGGAATGTCCAATTCCCGTTTTACCACCAAGGAAGCCAACTGTGAGGATTCAGTCAGTTCTACCGGAGGGTTGTGAAGAGATCATGAGCTATTGTGGTAACGCAGACGACACACCGTGGTCCACCCCTAGAACACATTTTAGCAAGAACTAG